From one [Ruminococcus] lactaris ATCC 29176 genomic stretch:
- the uvrA gene encoding excinuclease ABC subunit UvrA — translation MAKKMDARQYIRIRGANENNLKNIDVDIPRNELVVLTGLSGSGKSSLAFDTIYAEGQRRYMESLSSYARQFLGQMEKPDVESIEGLSPAISIDQKSTNHNPRSTVGTVTEIYDYFRLLYARVGIPHCPKCGREIAKQTVDQMVDQIMALPERTKIQLLAPVVRGRKGTHAKLFDRAKKSGYVRVRVDGNLYELSEEITLDKNIKHNIEIIVDRLVVKPGIEKRLTDSVENVLHLAEGLLIVDVIGEESMNFSQSFSCPDCGISIEEIEPRSFSFNNPFGACPECFGLGYKMEFSEELMIPDPSLSINEGAITVPGWQSCADKTSFTNAILQALCREYDFDLDTPFQDYPKKVHDVLIYGTNGKEVKVYYKGQRGEGVYDVAFDGLIKNVERRYRETGSETMKAEYETFMNITPCSACGGQRLKASALAVTIGEKNISEVTALSIEKLQKFLQELHLTETQQMIGGQILKEIRARIQFLMDVGLDYLTLARATGTLSGGEAQRIRLATQIGSGLVGVAYILDEPSIGLHQRDNDKLLATLKHLRDLGNSLIVVEHDEDTMLAADYIVDIGPGAGEHGGQVVATGNAQEIMKNPASITGAYLSGKIKIPVPTERKEPKGWLKVIGAEENNLKKINVSFPVGVLTCVTGVSGSGKSSLVNEILYKKLARELNRARTIPGKHKKIEGLEQFDKVINIDQSPIGRTPRSNPATYTGVFDLIRDLFASTPDAKARGYKKGRFSFNVKGGRCEACAGDGILKIEMHFLPDVYVPCEVCGGKRYNRETLEVKYKGKSIYDVLNMTVEEAVEFFAHVPSIRRKMETLNDVGLSYIRLGQPSTELSGGEAQRIKLASELSKRSTGRTVYILDEPTTGLHFADVHKLTEILRRLTEEGNTVIVIEHNLDVIKTADYIIDIGPEGGDRGGTVVAYGTPEEVAKNSRSYTGKYLDAILKKNKDEIKRKKSPKYMQKMTTNF, via the coding sequence ATGGCAAAGAAAATGGATGCCCGCCAGTATATCAGGATCAGGGGAGCAAATGAAAATAATCTGAAGAATATCGATGTGGATATTCCAAGGAATGAACTGGTTGTTTTGACGGGTCTGAGTGGTTCGGGAAAATCGTCTCTTGCATTTGATACGATTTATGCAGAGGGGCAGAGAAGATATATGGAGTCACTGTCTTCTTATGCAAGACAGTTCTTAGGACAGATGGAGAAACCGGATGTAGAGAGCATTGAAGGTCTTTCACCTGCAATTTCCATTGATCAGAAATCGACGAACCATAACCCGCGTTCTACCGTTGGAACTGTGACGGAGATTTATGATTATTTCCGTTTATTGTATGCGAGGGTAGGAATCCCTCACTGCCCGAAATGTGGACGTGAGATTGCAAAGCAGACGGTGGATCAGATGGTGGATCAGATCATGGCACTTCCGGAGCGGACGAAGATCCAGCTTCTGGCTCCGGTCGTAAGGGGAAGAAAGGGAACGCACGCTAAATTATTTGACAGAGCGAAGAAGAGTGGTTATGTGCGTGTCCGTGTAGATGGAAATCTGTATGAACTGTCAGAGGAGATCACACTGGACAAGAATATCAAGCATAATATTGAGATCATTGTGGATCGGCTTGTAGTTAAACCGGGGATTGAGAAGAGGCTGACAGATTCTGTGGAAAATGTGCTGCATCTGGCAGAAGGATTGCTGATCGTAGATGTAATCGGCGAAGAGTCTATGAATTTCAGCCAGAGTTTTTCCTGTCCTGATTGTGGGATCAGTATAGAAGAGATAGAGCCGAGAAGTTTTTCATTTAATAATCCGTTTGGAGCGTGCCCTGAATGTTTTGGACTTGGATATAAGATGGAATTTTCGGAGGAACTTATGATACCGGATCCGTCGCTGAGTATCAATGAAGGTGCAATCACGGTTCCTGGCTGGCAGTCCTGTGCGGATAAGACCAGCTTTACCAATGCAATCCTGCAGGCTCTTTGCAGGGAATATGATTTTGATCTGGATACACCTTTTCAGGACTACCCGAAAAAAGTACATGATGTTCTGATCTATGGAACCAATGGAAAAGAAGTGAAAGTGTATTATAAAGGGCAGCGGGGAGAAGGCGTTTATGATGTCGCATTTGACGGACTGATCAAGAATGTGGAACGCAGGTATCGTGAGACCGGTTCGGAGACAATGAAAGCAGAATATGAGACTTTCATGAATATCACCCCATGTTCGGCATGTGGTGGTCAGCGGTTAAAGGCAAGTGCATTGGCAGTAACCATAGGTGAAAAAAATATTTCAGAGGTCACAGCCCTTTCTATAGAGAAGCTTCAGAAATTTCTTCAGGAACTGCATTTGACGGAGACGCAGCAGATGATCGGTGGTCAGATCCTGAAAGAGATCCGTGCAAGGATTCAGTTTTTGATGGATGTAGGACTGGATTATCTGACGCTGGCGAGGGCAACAGGAACTTTGTCGGGGGGTGAAGCACAACGTATCCGTCTGGCGACCCAGATCGGTTCAGGACTGGTTGGAGTTGCTTATATCCTTGATGAACCAAGCATTGGACTGCATCAGAGAGATAATGATAAGCTTCTTGCGACATTGAAGCATTTGCGGGATCTGGGAAATTCTCTGATCGTGGTAGAACATGACGAGGATACTATGCTGGCAGCAGACTATATTGTAGATATTGGACCGGGAGCCGGAGAACATGGCGGACAGGTTGTTGCCACAGGAAATGCACAGGAAATCATGAAAAATCCGGCTTCTATAACAGGAGCTTATCTCAGCGGTAAGATTAAGATTCCGGTTCCGACGGAAAGAAAAGAGCCAAAAGGATGGTTAAAGGTGATTGGTGCAGAGGAAAATAATCTGAAGAAGATCAATGTCAGTTTTCCGGTCGGTGTACTGACCTGTGTGACGGGAGTATCAGGTTCAGGAAAAAGTTCGCTGGTGAATGAGATCCTTTATAAAAAGCTGGCAAGAGAACTGAATCGTGCCAGAACGATTCCGGGTAAGCATAAAAAGATAGAAGGACTGGAGCAGTTTGACAAGGTGATCAATATAGATCAGTCACCGATCGGACGCACGCCACGTTCCAATCCGGCAACTTACACCGGTGTATTTGACCTGATCCGTGATCTTTTTGCGTCTACACCGGATGCGAAGGCAAGAGGATATAAAAAAGGAAGATTCAGTTTCAATGTAAAAGGCGGACGATGTGAAGCCTGTGCAGGGGATGGAATCCTGAAGATTGAAATGCATTTCCTGCCGGATGTCTATGTGCCTTGTGAGGTGTGCGGGGGTAAGCGGTACAACCGGGAAACGCTGGAGGTAAAATATAAAGGAAAGAGTATTTATGATGTCCTAAATATGACGGTGGAAGAAGCGGTAGAATTTTTTGCACATGTACCGTCGATCCGGAGAAAGATGGAAACGCTGAATGATGTGGGACTTTCGTATATCCGTCTGGGTCAGCCATCCACGGAGTTATCGGGAGGAGAGGCACAGAGGATCAAACTTGCATCCGAGCTGAGTAAACGCAGTACCGGAAGAACGGTTTATATTTTAGACGAGCCGACAACAGGGTTACATTTTGCGGATGTTCATAAACTGACAGAGATATTACGCAGACTGACAGAGGAAGGAAATACAGTGATCGTAATTGAACATAATCTGGATGTGATAAAGACTGCGGACTATATTATAGATATCGGACCGGAGGGCGGAGACCGTGGTGGAACCGTTGTAGCATACGGAACACCGGAAGAGGTGGCAAAAAATAGCAGATCCTACACTGGAAAATACCTTGATGCAATTCTAAAGAAAAATAAAGACGAAATTAAAAGAAAAAAAAGTCCAAAATATATGCAAAAAATGACTACCAATTTTTGA
- a CDS encoding rod shape-determining protein yields the protein MSVDLGIDLGTASVLVYVKGKGVVLKEPSVVAFDRDSNVIKAIGEDARLMLGRTPGNIVAVRPLRQGVISDYTVTEKMIKYFVQKALGKRLFKKPRISICVPSGVTEVEKKAVEEATFAAGAREVHLIEEPVAAAIGAGIDISKPCGNMIVDIGGGTADIAVISLGGTVVNTSIKVAGDDFDEAIVRYMRKKHNLLIGERTAEDIKIKIGTTYPLAEEEKMEVRGRNLVTGLPKTVTVTSSETEEALRECTGQIVEAVVSVLEQTPPELSADILDRGIVLTGGGSLLRGLEELIEEKTGINTMTAEDPMKVVAIGTGEFVEFMSGRKDY from the coding sequence ATGTCAGTAGATCTTGGTATAGATTTAGGAACGGCCAGTGTACTGGTTTATGTAAAAGGAAAAGGGGTTGTGCTGAAAGAACCATCGGTAGTTGCATTTGACCGGGATTCAAATGTGATCAAAGCCATCGGAGAAGATGCAAGGCTGATGCTTGGACGCACACCGGGGAATATTGTTGCAGTGAGACCACTTCGTCAGGGAGTTATCTCTGATTATACAGTGACAGAGAAGATGATCAAATATTTTGTGCAGAAAGCATTGGGAAAGCGTCTGTTCAAAAAGCCGAGGATCAGTATCTGTGTGCCGAGCGGGGTGACAGAGGTGGAGAAGAAAGCAGTAGAAGAAGCAACTTTTGCTGCGGGAGCAAGAGAAGTACATCTGATTGAAGAACCGGTAGCAGCAGCAATCGGTGCGGGGATTGATATTTCCAAGCCATGCGGTAATATGATCGTAGATATCGGAGGTGGAACGGCAGATATTGCCGTGATCTCTTTGGGAGGAACAGTCGTCAATACATCAATCAAAGTGGCAGGAGATGATTTTGATGAAGCCATTGTCCGTTATATGAGGAAGAAGCATAATCTTCTGATCGGAGAGAGAACAGCCGAGGATATTAAGATTAAGATCGGTACAACGTATCCGCTTGCCGAGGAAGAAAAAATGGAAGTACGCGGAAGAAATCTGGTAACCGGACTTCCGAAGACGGTAACGGTAACTTCATCTGAGACGGAAGAGGCATTAAGAGAGTGTACGGGTCAGATTGTAGAGGCAGTCGTATCAGTATTGGAGCAGACACCTCCGGAACTTTCTGCCGATATTCTTGATCGTGGAATCGTGCTGACCGGAGGCGGATCACTTCTTCGTGGACTGGAAGAACTGATCGAAGAGAAGACCGGGATCAATACGATGACAGCAGAAGATCCGATGAAGGTAGTGGCGATCGGAACAGGAGAATTTGTTGAATTTATGAGCGGCAGAAAAGACTATTAA
- a CDS encoding ATP-dependent RecD-like DNA helicase, whose protein sequence is MEKVTGYVEHIVFRNEENGYTVFHLENEDGEVTCVGNLNFITEGEMLELEGEYVNHSVYGNQLKVSAYRVKEPEDLVSIERYLGSGAIKGIGQTMASRIVKKFREDTFRIIEEEPERLAEIKGISERKAMEIASQMEEKKDMRKSMIYLQKYGISTKLAAKIYQRYGMKVHQILEENPYRLADDIEGVGFRTADEIAARIGIHTDSDYRIRSGLFYILQQAVAEGHIYLPEELLLRRAKVLLGIEIEDIEKYIMDLCMERKTVMKEKDGKVIVYPAHYYYMELNTAKMLNDLDIDCQMPEDMMEKRLRAVEEKEKIELDPLQHKAVIESIKHGLLILTGGPGTGKTTTINTMIQFFESEGLSILLAAPTGRAAKRMTEATGYEAQTIHRLLEVNGNPEEESTGGFLRNRENPLEADVIIIDEMSMVDLNLMHALLSAVVQGTRLILVGDVDQLPSVGPGSVLKDIISSERFHVVTLTKIFRQAGESDIIMNAHKINAGEPVELNKKSRDFFFVKCDEADTIIGGIIALIQRKLPQYVQAHPNEIQVMTPTRKGLLGVERMNVILQKYLNPADEKKTEREINGRLFREGDKVMQIKNNYQLEWEICTRFGLTVDKGMGVFNGDMGVISEINEYKETVEVEYDEGRKVKYGFDMVDELELAYAITVHKSQGSEYPAVILPLLPGPKLLYNRNLLYTAVTRAKKCLTIIGSDTTFQEMIRNKSEQERYTSLAERIGEF, encoded by the coding sequence GTGGAAAAAGTAACAGGATATGTAGAGCACATCGTGTTTCGGAATGAGGAAAATGGATATACGGTATTTCATTTGGAAAATGAAGACGGAGAAGTAACGTGTGTGGGGAATCTGAATTTCATCACAGAAGGAGAAATGTTGGAATTAGAAGGAGAATACGTGAATCACAGCGTATATGGCAATCAGTTAAAAGTTTCGGCATATCGCGTGAAAGAACCGGAAGATCTGGTTTCCATCGAACGTTATCTTGGATCTGGTGCGATTAAGGGAATCGGTCAGACCATGGCTTCAAGGATCGTAAAAAAGTTCAGGGAGGATACATTCCGTATTATAGAAGAAGAACCGGAACGGCTCGCAGAGATCAAGGGAATCAGTGAACGGAAGGCGATGGAGATCGCTTCGCAGATGGAAGAAAAAAAGGATATGAGAAAATCCATGATCTATCTGCAAAAATATGGAATTTCGACCAAGCTTGCAGCAAAGATCTATCAACGGTATGGAATGAAGGTGCATCAAATTCTGGAGGAAAATCCGTATCGGCTTGCAGATGATATCGAGGGAGTCGGATTCAGAACCGCAGATGAGATCGCGGCAAGAATCGGGATTCATACGGATTCAGATTACAGGATCCGGAGTGGATTGTTTTACATTTTGCAGCAGGCAGTTGCAGAGGGGCATATCTATCTGCCTGAAGAATTACTTTTACGCAGGGCAAAGGTTCTGCTTGGAATTGAAATAGAAGATATTGAAAAGTATATTATGGATCTGTGCATGGAGCGGAAGACCGTGATGAAAGAGAAAGACGGAAAAGTGATTGTCTATCCTGCACATTATTATTATATGGAACTGAATACGGCAAAAATGCTCAACGATCTTGATATTGATTGCCAGATGCCAGAAGATATGATGGAAAAAAGACTGAGAGCTGTGGAAGAAAAGGAAAAGATAGAACTTGATCCGCTGCAGCATAAAGCGGTGATCGAGTCGATCAAGCATGGACTTCTGATCCTGACCGGAGGTCCGGGAACAGGAAAGACTACGACGATCAATACAATGATCCAGTTTTTCGAGAGCGAGGGATTGAGCATTCTTCTGGCGGCTCCGACGGGACGTGCGGCAAAGCGTATGACTGAGGCAACCGGATATGAGGCACAGACGATCCACAGACTGCTGGAAGTGAATGGAAATCCAGAGGAGGAGAGTACAGGCGGATTTTTGAGAAATCGGGAGAATCCACTGGAGGCAGATGTGATCATTATAGATGAAATGTCTATGGTGGATCTGAATCTGATGCATGCATTATTGTCTGCAGTAGTACAGGGAACAAGACTGATCCTGGTAGGAGATGTGGATCAGCTCCCATCCGTCGGACCGGGAAGTGTTCTGAAAGATATTATTTCTTCAGAACGATTTCATGTTGTGACGCTGACAAAGATTTTCCGGCAGGCAGGAGAGAGTGATATTATCATGAATGCACATAAGATCAATGCAGGAGAACCGGTAGAATTAAATAAAAAGAGCAGAGATTTTTTCTTTGTCAAATGTGATGAGGCAGATACGATCATAGGGGGAATCATTGCATTAATCCAGAGAAAACTGCCGCAATATGTGCAGGCACATCCCAATGAGATCCAGGTGATGACACCGACAAGAAAAGGTCTTCTGGGAGTAGAACGAATGAATGTGATCCTTCAGAAATACCTGAACCCGGCAGACGAAAAAAAGACGGAACGGGAGATTAACGGAAGGCTGTTCCGTGAAGGAGACAAAGTGATGCAGATAAAGAATAATTATCAACTGGAATGGGAAATCTGTACCAGGTTTGGTCTGACGGTAGATAAAGGAATGGGTGTTTTCAACGGTGACATGGGTGTGATCTCAGAAATCAATGAGTACAAAGAAACGGTAGAAGTAGAGTATGATGAAGGAAGAAAAGTGAAATATGGATTTGACATGGTGGATGAGCTGGAACTGGCATATGCGATCACAGTACATAAATCCCAGGGAAGTGAATATCCGGCAGTGATTCTTCCTCTTTTGCCGGGGCCTAAATTATTATATAACAGAAATCTTCTGTATACTGCTGTTACGAGAGCCAAGAAATGTCTTACAATTATAGGGAGTGATACAACATTTCAAGAAATGATCAGGAACAAAAGCGAACAGGAAAGATATACCAGTCTTGCAGAACGTATCGGAGAGTTCTGA